TCTCCTTAAAGAGTTCTGGCAGTTTTAAAATATAGGCGTAAATTCTTTTCCATTTAGACCACTCCATAGCTGGAATACTTCCACCGTATACCTTTCCACCTTCAAGGCTCTTTGATACCCCCGCCTTTGCAGATACAACAGCACCATCTCCTATCTCCACATGGTCTGCCACACCCACCTGTCCTGCCAAGACTACTCCCTTGCCTGTCCTTACACTACCAGAAAGTCCCACTTGGGACACTATAATATTACCCTCACCTATCTTGCAGTTGTGTCCTATCTGCACCAAGTTATCTATCTTGGTATTTTCGCCTATAATTGTCTGGTCTATAAGAGCCCTATCTATGCAGGTGTTTGCACCTATCTCCACACGGTCTTGGATGACTACTTTACCTATGTGGTTTAGCTTAAAAACGCCCTCTGGACCCACATAGTAGCCAAAGCCGTCCGCACCTATAACAGAACCACTATGAATCCTCACACCCTCACCTATCACACAGTAGGGATACACATGAACTCCGCTGAAAAGCACGCTGTTTTTGCCTATCCTCACACCTTCCCCTATGTAGCAAAAGGGATAAACCTTTACCCCATCCTCAAGCACCACATTCTTCCCCAAATAAACGAAGGGTGCCACATACACATCCTTCCCTAACTTTACACCCTCTTCTATGTAAGCCTTATCGGATATGCCAGAGGGATGTCTCTCTTGGTAGAAGTAAGACAAAAAGCGTGCAAGGGCAAGCCTCACGTTTTTAACCCTTATGTATGTGGGAAAGTCAATGCTCTGAGATACCACTGGGACTATTTGCATACCCTTTAAATCCTCCAAAACCTTTACGTCTTGCAGAA
Above is a window of Aquificaceae bacterium DNA encoding:
- the lpxD gene encoding UDP-3-O-(3-hydroxymyristoyl)glucosamine N-acyltransferase, whose translation is MKLLDLAKLLEGEVVGNPHMEVEGISSPENPKKGTLVFLQDVKVLEDLKGMQIVPVVSQSIDFPTYIRVKNVRLALARFLSYFYQERHPSGISDKAYIEEGVKLGKDVYVAPFVYLGKNVVLEDGVKVYPFCYIGEGVRIGKNSVLFSGVHVYPYCVIGEGVRIHSGSVIGADGFGYYVGPEGVFKLNHIGKVVIQDRVEIGANTCIDRALIDQTIIGENTKIDNLVQIGHNCKIGEGNIIVSQVGLSGSVRTGKGVVLAGQVGVADHVEIGDGAVVSAKAGVSKSLEGGKVYGGSIPAMEWSKWKRIYAYILKLPELFKEKRHEDKDSPQP